A genomic segment from Bryobacteraceae bacterium encodes:
- a CDS encoding galactosyldiacylglycerol synthase: MISSSGSSPTRIDLFYVEAGGGHKSAATALKTVIESQGKPWDVRLVNLDHVLGTIDVFRKASGYGVEDIYNLLLKKGWTAAAPYLMPVMHLFIWLLRPIQVRMLAAFFRKDPPRLVVSLIPHFNRSLCQAVARSVRSPFVTILTDFADIPPRVWLERQEQFVICGTEKAVEQARSYGLAPERVFRVSGMILRPSFYDVPPIDRAAERQALGLETDRATALVLFGGEGSRAMIDIARRLGDSGLPLQLILMYGRNEKIGAALRELRLPVPAHVQGFTRDVPRFMQMSDFLIGKPGPGSITEALAMRLPVVVDKNRSTLPQERYNADWLVENRLGMVVREWDDVAPAVRELLAPGVLDDYRTRAAQIENRAVFEIVEILERILG; this comes from the coding sequence TTGATCTCGTCATCCGGATCGTCACCCACGCGGATCGATCTTTTCTATGTGGAAGCCGGCGGCGGCCACAAGAGCGCGGCTACTGCTCTCAAGACTGTCATTGAAAGCCAGGGGAAGCCGTGGGATGTCCGGCTGGTGAATCTGGATCACGTTCTCGGGACGATCGACGTGTTCCGCAAGGCGTCGGGCTACGGCGTCGAGGACATTTACAACCTCTTGCTGAAGAAGGGCTGGACGGCGGCGGCGCCATATCTGATGCCAGTGATGCACCTGTTCATCTGGCTGCTGCGGCCGATTCAGGTGCGAATGCTTGCCGCGTTCTTTCGGAAGGATCCGCCGCGCCTGGTGGTGTCGTTGATCCCACACTTCAACCGGTCGCTCTGCCAGGCGGTGGCACGATCGGTGCGTTCGCCATTTGTAACGATCCTGACCGACTTTGCCGACATCCCGCCTCGGGTGTGGCTCGAGCGGCAGGAGCAGTTCGTGATTTGCGGAACGGAGAAGGCGGTGGAACAGGCGCGATCCTACGGCCTCGCGCCGGAGCGGGTGTTTCGCGTTTCGGGCATGATCCTCAGACCGAGCTTCTACGACGTTCCGCCGATCGATCGCGCGGCGGAGCGGCAGGCGCTGGGGTTGGAGACAGACCGGGCGACGGCGCTGGTGCTGTTCGGCGGCGAAGGGTCGCGGGCGATGATCGACATCGCGCGGCGGCTAGGCGATTCGGGGTTGCCGCTGCAATTGATCCTGATGTACGGGCGCAATGAAAAGATCGGCGCGGCGCTGCGGGAGTTGCGGCTGCCGGTTCCGGCGCATGTGCAGGGGTTCACCAGGGACGTCCCGCGGTTCATGCAGATGTCGGATTTTCTGATCGGCAAGCCGGGGCCGGGCAGCATCACGGAGGCGCTGGCGATGCGGCTTCCGGTAGTCGTGGATAAGAACCGGTCCACGCTGCCGCAGGAGCGCTACAACGCCGATTGGCTGGTTGAGAATCGCCTCGGGATGGTGGTGCGGGAGTGGGACGATGTGGCGCCGGCCGTGCGCGAACTGCTGGCCCCGGGAGTGCTGGATGATTACCGGACGCGAGCGGCGCAGATCGAGAACCGGGCGGTGTTCGAGATCGTCGAGATCCTGGAGCGGATCCTCGGATAG
- the bla gene encoding subclass B3 metallo-beta-lactamase, translated as MRVALLALLALPVVAQRDGWTKPFPAYTIAGNLHYVGTEDLACFLITTPQGHILINTGVDGSVPMIRESMSKLGFKMEDIKILLTMQAHYDHTAGLAGIAKISGAKMYATAADAPILEDGGFSDPAFGGKRSFEPISVARKLKDGDLIKLGGTTLKTILMPGHTKGSVGYSLDVAAAGKKEPILIVNLPSVVMPLVGNKGYPNIVADYRHTFEMLKKLHPGIWVAGHGSQYDMAAKHKAGSFVDPEGYAKAVARMEQLFEERLARESGR; from the coding sequence ATGCGCGTCGCACTTCTCGCCTTGCTTGCACTCCCGGTTGTCGCCCAGCGCGATGGGTGGACCAAGCCCTTTCCGGCTTACACCATCGCCGGCAACCTCCACTACGTCGGCACCGAAGACCTCGCCTGCTTCCTGATCACCACGCCGCAAGGCCACATTCTGATCAACACCGGTGTCGACGGCTCCGTGCCGATGATCCGCGAATCGATGAGCAAACTCGGTTTCAAGATGGAGGACATCAAGATCCTCCTCACCATGCAGGCGCACTACGATCACACCGCCGGGCTCGCCGGGATCGCGAAAATCAGCGGCGCGAAGATGTACGCCACCGCCGCCGACGCGCCCATCCTCGAAGACGGCGGCTTCAGCGATCCAGCCTTCGGCGGCAAGCGCAGTTTCGAGCCCATCTCGGTGGCGCGCAAGCTCAAGGACGGCGACCTGATCAAGCTCGGCGGAACCACGCTCAAAACAATCCTCATGCCCGGCCATACCAAGGGCAGCGTCGGCTACTCGCTCGACGTGGCCGCCGCCGGGAAGAAGGAACCGATCCTGATCGTCAACCTGCCTTCGGTAGTGATGCCGCTGGTGGGAAACAAGGGCTATCCAAACATCGTCGCCGACTACCGCCATACCTTCGAGATGCTCAAGAAGTTGCACCCGGGCATCTGGGTGGCCGGGCACGGCTCTCAGTACGACATGGCCGCCAAGCACAAGGCTGGCTCCTTCGTCGACCCCGAGGGCTACGCGAAGGCCGTTGCCCGGATGGAGCAGTTGTTCGAAGAGCGCCTGGCCAGGGAAAGCGGCAGGTAG
- a CDS encoding mandelate racemase/muconate lactonizing enzyme family protein → MRRRDFLAAFGAAAHPFAARAQKAAGRQKITEIRNVRLRLVRNVGTLEPAWNPGGSMGFSVGGGAFVEIRTDRGLTGIGPGVDEGLLGAVRAQLIGKDPFDTEQHTARLRYYAQGMPYRGGACVDIALWDLIGKACGQPLYKLWGAARERVTPYASMIALGTPEERARLAGKLADEGWKAIKLRLHHPEMKDDIRTVEAVRGAVGDRMTITVDANQAQSSGNWQPGVLWDFRRALETARELEKLGVYWLEEPLPRYEFAQIAELNRQVTMPIAGGENNRGFHEFRQMCELGVYDLLQPEPLVTEGITGLRKIGALAEAFSKRIVPHHAGGNIGTIATLHLTASWPHAPLWEVLHDPPVGSYEHRFAIFAIAPKPGQDGTVPLPQGPGLGVEINPDFIA, encoded by the coding sequence ATGAGACGCAGGGACTTTCTCGCAGCGTTCGGCGCAGCGGCGCATCCGTTCGCGGCGCGGGCGCAGAAGGCGGCGGGGCGGCAGAAGATCACGGAGATCCGCAATGTGAGGCTGCGTCTGGTGCGGAACGTGGGGACGCTCGAACCGGCTTGGAATCCGGGTGGGTCCATGGGCTTCTCGGTAGGCGGCGGGGCGTTCGTAGAGATCCGGACGGACCGGGGGCTGACCGGGATCGGGCCGGGCGTGGACGAAGGGCTGCTCGGCGCGGTGCGTGCGCAGTTGATCGGCAAGGATCCGTTCGATACGGAGCAGCATACGGCGCGGCTCCGCTACTACGCGCAGGGCATGCCGTATCGCGGCGGCGCGTGCGTCGATATCGCGCTGTGGGACCTTATCGGCAAGGCGTGCGGGCAGCCGCTCTACAAGCTGTGGGGCGCGGCGCGGGAGCGAGTGACGCCCTACGCGAGTATGATCGCGCTGGGGACGCCGGAGGAGCGGGCGCGGCTGGCGGGCAAGTTGGCCGACGAAGGCTGGAAGGCGATCAAGCTGCGGCTGCATCATCCGGAGATGAAAGACGACATTCGGACGGTGGAGGCGGTGCGTGGTGCGGTGGGCGACCGGATGACGATCACGGTGGATGCCAATCAGGCACAGTCCTCGGGGAACTGGCAGCCCGGTGTGCTGTGGGATTTCCGGCGCGCTCTCGAGACGGCGCGCGAGTTGGAGAAACTGGGCGTTTATTGGCTGGAGGAGCCGCTGCCGCGGTATGAGTTCGCGCAGATCGCCGAATTGAACCGGCAGGTGACGATGCCGATCGCCGGTGGCGAGAACAATCGCGGCTTTCACGAGTTCCGGCAGATGTGCGAACTCGGCGTGTACGATCTGCTGCAGCCGGAGCCGCTTGTGACCGAGGGGATTACTGGCCTTCGGAAGATCGGCGCGCTGGCGGAGGCGTTCTCCAAGCGCATCGTGCCGCATCATGCAGGCGGCAACATCGGGACGATCGCGACACTGCACCTGACGGCGTCGTGGCCGCATGCGCCGCTTTGGGAAGTGCTGCACGATCCGCCGGTGGGGTCGTACGAGCACCGGTTCGCGATCTTTGCGATTGCGCCGAAGCCCGGCCAGGACGGGACCGTCCCGTTGCCCCAAGGCCCGGGGTTGGGTGTGGAGATCAATCCGGACTTCATCGCGTAG
- the hrpB gene encoding ATP-dependent helicase HrpB codes for MTLPIDAVIGNVQTALRNGPCVVVEAPPGAGKTTRVPPALLEFGGVVVLEPRRLAARLAARRVAAEMGERVGATVGYQVRFEDVSTPSTRLRFLTEGVLTRRMISDPALRGVGVVVLDEFHERHLDGDLALALLRRLQSKRGLKLAVMSATLDGAAVARYLGDCPVVRSEGRLHPIDIRYRPHSPAPLEEQIREALDSLASEGLSGDVLIFLPGAAEIRRAIRACEPLGHKHGIDLAALHGDLSPEEQDRAVSTGPRRKAIFSTNVAESSVTIEGVTAVIDSGLARLARDNPFSGIAALEVARISKSSCEQRAGRAGRVAPGKVIRLYPLEDFVRRPAADTPEIARRELSGLLLDLLSMGHPVDGLPWFEAPPAASVDVARQLLDRLGAPARHRDLARFPAHPRIATLLLDGGRDAVPLAAALSGGDRLETIDALAIADRDLSPGARRLADQFRRLAPRDAALDVPHAVLRAFPDRVARRRDGNEILLCGGGSATLQRDLHAKQRFLVALDVEERRERGLPQVRLAMPIEPDWLLDLFPHRVAESEGAEWNRTAERVESVSQLRYERLVIEEWRSGAVDPEAAAALLAHKAVEAGIERFVDVEALEAFLARRHFAAQHAGIPEPSVEEALRGACIGLRSFAELKQTDLIDAMEVALTHEERRVLDEVAPDRIRLPSGRNARIHYARDKGPWVASRLQDFFGLRETPAVARGAVPLVVHLLAPNQRPVQTTTDLAGFWQRLYPTVRRELMRRYPKHAWPENV; via the coding sequence TTGACCCTCCCGATCGATGCCGTCATCGGCAACGTCCAAACCGCTCTCCGCAATGGCCCGTGCGTCGTTGTCGAAGCTCCGCCCGGCGCCGGCAAGACCACTCGTGTTCCCCCGGCGCTCCTCGAGTTCGGCGGAGTTGTCGTGCTCGAGCCCCGCCGCCTGGCCGCCCGTCTGGCCGCCCGCCGTGTTGCCGCCGAAATGGGCGAACGCGTCGGCGCCACCGTTGGCTATCAGGTGCGTTTCGAAGACGTCAGCACACCCTCCACCCGTCTCCGCTTCCTCACCGAAGGCGTCCTCACCCGCCGTATGATTTCGGACCCGGCCCTTCGCGGCGTGGGCGTCGTCGTGCTCGACGAGTTCCACGAACGCCACCTTGATGGCGACCTCGCCCTCGCCCTTCTCCGCCGCCTGCAATCGAAGCGCGGTCTCAAACTCGCCGTCATGTCGGCCACGCTCGATGGCGCCGCCGTGGCGCGCTACCTCGGCGATTGCCCCGTAGTCCGTTCCGAAGGGCGACTCCATCCCATCGACATCCGCTACCGTCCCCACTCCCCGGCTCCGCTCGAAGAGCAGATCCGCGAAGCTCTGGACTCGCTTGCTTCCGAAGGCCTCAGCGGCGACGTGCTCATCTTCCTCCCGGGCGCCGCCGAGATCCGCCGCGCCATCCGCGCCTGCGAGCCGCTCGGCCATAAGCACGGCATCGACCTCGCAGCGCTCCATGGCGACCTCTCCCCGGAAGAACAGGACCGCGCCGTTTCCACCGGGCCGCGCCGCAAGGCGATCTTCTCCACCAACGTCGCCGAAAGTTCGGTGACCATCGAAGGCGTCACCGCCGTCATCGACTCCGGCCTTGCCCGCCTCGCCCGCGACAACCCGTTCAGCGGCATCGCCGCTCTTGAGGTCGCCCGCATCAGCAAGTCCTCCTGCGAGCAGCGCGCCGGCCGCGCCGGCCGTGTCGCGCCCGGAAAAGTGATCCGCCTGTATCCGCTCGAAGACTTCGTGCGCCGCCCCGCCGCGGACACGCCGGAGATCGCGCGGCGCGAACTCTCCGGTCTCCTCCTCGATCTGCTCTCCATGGGCCATCCAGTCGACGGCCTGCCCTGGTTCGAGGCTCCGCCGGCCGCCTCCGTCGACGTCGCTCGCCAACTGCTGGACCGTCTCGGCGCTCCCGCGCGCCATCGCGACCTTGCCCGTTTCCCCGCCCATCCACGCATTGCGACGCTGCTGCTCGACGGCGGCCGCGACGCCGTGCCCCTTGCCGCCGCGCTCTCCGGTGGCGACCGGCTGGAAACCATCGACGCCCTCGCGATCGCGGACCGCGACCTCTCCCCCGGCGCCCGCCGCCTCGCCGACCAGTTCCGGCGCCTCGCTCCCCGCGACGCCGCCCTTGATGTACCCCACGCGGTTCTCCGTGCTTTCCCGGATCGCGTCGCCCGCCGCCGCGATGGCAATGAGATCCTCCTCTGCGGAGGCGGATCCGCCACGCTCCAACGAGACCTCCATGCCAAGCAGCGTTTCCTCGTCGCCCTCGACGTCGAAGAGCGGCGCGAGCGCGGGCTCCCGCAAGTCCGCCTCGCGATGCCCATCGAACCCGACTGGCTTCTCGATCTCTTCCCCCACCGCGTCGCGGAAAGCGAAGGCGCAGAATGGAACCGCACCGCCGAGCGCGTCGAATCCGTGAGCCAGCTCCGCTACGAACGCCTCGTCATTGAAGAATGGCGTAGCGGAGCCGTCGATCCGGAAGCTGCCGCCGCCCTGCTTGCCCACAAGGCCGTCGAGGCAGGAATCGAACGGTTCGTCGACGTCGAAGCGCTCGAAGCCTTTCTGGCCCGCCGTCACTTCGCCGCCCAACACGCCGGCATCCCGGAACCCTCCGTGGAAGAAGCACTCCGCGGCGCCTGTATCGGCCTTCGCAGTTTCGCCGAGCTCAAACAAACCGACCTCATCGACGCCATGGAGGTCGCCCTCACCCACGAAGAACGCCGCGTGCTCGACGAAGTCGCGCCGGACCGCATCCGCCTTCCCAGCGGCCGCAACGCGCGCATTCACTACGCGCGCGACAAGGGTCCGTGGGTCGCCTCGCGCCTTCAGGATTTCTTCGGCCTTCGCGAAACGCCTGCTGTCGCCCGAGGCGCGGTGCCGCTCGTGGTCCACCTGCTCGCGCCCAACCAACGTCCGGTGCAAACCACCACCGATCTCGCCGGCTTCTGGCAGCGCCTTTACCCTACCGTCCGTCGTGAACTGATGCGCCGCTACCCGAAGCACGCCTGGCCGGAAAACGTGTGA